In Massilia antarctica, the following are encoded in one genomic region:
- a CDS encoding RHS repeat-associated core domain-containing protein produces the protein MAFVRGGVPAASKFNSVKERPDETLCKCGDPIDVVTGNVILEQTDFALAGALPIVLRRLHTSGNPSGTLFGKAWASTWGQWIEVNGDAELVFHAEDGASMRFDMPKPGAKVTHGVYQAYSVSRLDGHFLIAQRHQPSLRFEQRDATHWHLSAITDRNANRIALIYDGAVLSEVRHSGGTRLKVEASEHAITRISLLHADGAQTTLASYTYHADGELSAIVNSGGLPLTYTYDGAHRLTRWQDRNGVWIGYRYDTRGRCEQTSGGGGGHMTGGFVYDDARKVNTYTDSLGHATEYHYNDDYQVIKEVDARGGVSQFDFDAHCNLVAAITPGGAVLRWAYDARGNMVGHIDASGKETVVAYNQRDLPVAVTSPDGTRIERGYDERGNLVQVGGSGAWTRFEHDAQGNVLRVVDPAGAQAAFAHDERGLLTSVTDWLGNPTRLARDAFGRVTARTDPQQHTSHYVYNVEGLPLEITLPGGSRHLAKYDPEGNCIARTDALGNVTRHAYGAFDRLTQTTEANGAVTRYEYDTELRLSAVVNPMGERWSYLRNATGQVIAETDFAGRTVQYEVDADGLVIGKRTPSGQHTRYLRNHAGQLLEQVASEGSTRYTYDVLGRLDSAVNADSDIRFERDAQGRVVRETQNGRSIVSGYDLMGRRTERSSSGGHSSVWEFDANSLPLELTLPDAQMFSFLYDSGGRETGRQLPGGARIEQEYDPLNRLTRQWTGIAADKGRQARTLQERAVNYDGNGNPHKLGERSTGVIDIGYDKVGRVTQASRGNGGEQYAYDLAGNLIDAIKQKSLLDTDEGNADTRGQRLHQRGKLMQAGKVKYEYDLEGRVTTRIEGKRWGRQQHWHYVWNSENRLKRVITPDGDAWDYTYDVLGRRLTKKQVPSDRAARFTEVEYLWDGHTVAEERRFGRRPDGKGGSDLIEEICATWDYEPDSFRPLAKTETIRRKGKETSKTYAVVLDHIGTPKELIDADGGIAWQARSNLWGEIEETTVSQTDCPIRFQGQYYDAESKLAYNWHRYYDASTGRYLTPDPLGLAGGPNPYAYVDNPLSSIDPLGLMDVCTTEDGSLPGKKYRPEASLSNSPAKQHGIKWGYNEAQNRARTKGNLQGQFGSKADVEYAIAEARKLPIGERVVIEAPEGTLNILHLPTGGTKPATHIFIEVQPAGAGGGSIHAFPVPKNYPVTPRTTKIKT, from the coding sequence ATGGCTTTCGTCAGGGGCGGCGTACCTGCCGCCAGCAAATTCAACTCCGTCAAGGAGCGTCCCGACGAGACGCTCTGCAAATGCGGCGATCCGATCGACGTGGTCACCGGCAACGTGATCCTGGAACAAACCGACTTCGCCCTGGCGGGCGCCTTGCCCATCGTGCTGCGGCGCCTGCACACCTCCGGCAATCCGAGCGGCACGCTATTTGGCAAGGCCTGGGCCAGCACCTGGGGCCAATGGATCGAAGTAAACGGCGACGCGGAGCTGGTTTTCCACGCCGAGGACGGCGCATCGATGCGTTTCGACATGCCGAAGCCTGGCGCCAAGGTTACCCATGGCGTGTATCAGGCGTACAGCGTGAGCCGGCTCGACGGCCACTTCCTGATCGCGCAGCGGCATCAGCCCAGCTTGCGCTTCGAGCAGCGCGATGCGACGCATTGGCATTTGTCGGCCATCACGGACCGCAACGCGAACCGGATTGCGCTGATCTACGACGGCGCGGTGCTGAGCGAGGTGCGCCACAGCGGCGGCACGCGCCTCAAGGTCGAGGCGAGCGAACACGCCATTACCCGCATCAGTTTGCTGCATGCGGATGGTGCGCAGACCACCCTGGCCAGCTACACCTACCATGCTGACGGCGAGCTGTCGGCCATCGTCAACAGCGGCGGTTTGCCGCTGACATACACTTATGACGGCGCCCATCGCCTGACCCGCTGGCAGGACCGCAACGGCGTGTGGATCGGATACCGCTACGACACCAGGGGGCGCTGCGAACAGACCAGCGGGGGCGGGGGCGGCCATATGACCGGCGGCTTCGTCTACGACGATGCGCGCAAGGTCAACACCTATACCGATTCGCTGGGCCATGCCACCGAATACCATTACAACGACGATTACCAGGTCATCAAGGAAGTCGATGCCCGCGGCGGCGTCAGCCAGTTCGATTTCGACGCGCATTGCAACTTGGTCGCCGCCATCACGCCGGGCGGCGCGGTCCTGCGCTGGGCTTATGATGCGCGTGGCAACATGGTTGGCCACATCGATGCGTCGGGCAAGGAAACCGTCGTCGCCTACAACCAGCGCGACTTGCCGGTGGCCGTGACCTCGCCCGACGGTACGCGCATCGAACGCGGCTACGACGAACGTGGCAACCTGGTCCAGGTCGGCGGAAGCGGCGCGTGGACGCGCTTCGAGCATGACGCGCAGGGCAATGTGCTGCGCGTGGTCGATCCCGCCGGTGCCCAGGCCGCCTTCGCCCACGATGAGCGCGGGCTGCTGACCAGTGTCACCGATTGGCTGGGCAACCCGACCCGGCTCGCGCGCGACGCCTTCGGCCGCGTCACCGCGCGCACCGACCCGCAGCAACATACCAGTCATTACGTCTACAACGTCGAAGGCTTGCCGCTGGAGATCACCTTGCCGGGTGGCAGCCGCCACCTCGCCAAGTATGATCCCGAAGGCAATTGCATCGCCCGCACCGATGCGCTGGGCAACGTGACACGCCACGCTTATGGCGCATTCGACCGGCTGACCCAGACGACCGAGGCCAACGGCGCCGTCACGCGCTACGAATACGATACCGAGCTGCGCCTGAGTGCCGTTGTCAATCCCATGGGCGAGCGCTGGAGCTATCTCCGGAACGCCACCGGGCAAGTCATCGCGGAAACCGATTTCGCCGGCCGCACCGTTCAATACGAAGTCGACGCCGACGGTCTGGTGATCGGGAAACGCACGCCGTCGGGCCAGCATACGCGCTACCTGCGCAATCACGCGGGCCAGTTGCTTGAACAGGTCGCCAGCGAGGGCAGCACGCGCTACACCTACGATGTGCTGGGCCGCCTGGATAGCGCCGTCAATGCCGACAGCGACATCCGCTTCGAGCGCGATGCACAGGGGCGCGTGGTCAGGGAAACCCAGAACGGGCGCAGCATCGTCAGCGGCTATGACCTGATGGGCCGGCGCACCGAGCGCAGCAGTTCTGGCGGGCACAGCAGCGTGTGGGAATTCGACGCCAACAGCCTGCCGCTCGAACTGACCTTGCCCGATGCGCAGATGTTCAGCTTTCTTTACGACAGCGGCGGTCGTGAAACAGGGCGGCAATTGCCGGGCGGCGCCCGCATCGAGCAGGAATACGACCCGCTCAACCGCCTGACCCGGCAATGGACCGGCATCGCGGCGGACAAGGGCCGGCAGGCACGCACCTTGCAGGAACGCGCGGTCAATTACGATGGCAACGGCAATCCGCACAAGCTGGGCGAGCGCAGTACCGGCGTCATTGACATCGGTTACGACAAGGTCGGGCGGGTGACGCAAGCGAGCCGCGGCAACGGCGGCGAGCAATACGCTTATGATCTCGCGGGTAATCTGATCGATGCGATCAAGCAAAAGTCGCTGCTCGATACCGACGAGGGCAACGCCGACACGCGGGGACAACGCCTCCATCAGCGCGGCAAGCTGATGCAAGCTGGCAAGGTCAAGTACGAATACGACCTGGAAGGCCGTGTCACGACGCGTATTGAAGGCAAGCGCTGGGGCCGGCAACAGCACTGGCACTACGTGTGGAACAGCGAGAACCGCCTCAAGCGCGTGATCACGCCCGATGGCGATGCCTGGGACTATACGTATGATGTCCTGGGCCGCAGGCTGACCAAAAAGCAGGTCCCGAGCGATCGCGCTGCGCGCTTTACGGAAGTGGAATACCTGTGGGATGGCCACACGGTCGCGGAGGAAAGGCGTTTCGGGAGGAGGCCGGACGGCAAGGGCGGATCGGACCTCATCGAGGAGATCTGCGCGACCTGGGACTACGAGCCGGACAGTTTCCGGCCGCTCGCCAAGACCGAGACGATCCGGCGCAAGGGCAAGGAAACCAGCAAAACGTACGCGGTGGTTCTTGACCATATCGGAACGCCGAAGGAGCTGATCGACGCCGATGGCGGTATTGCCTGGCAGGCGAGGAGCAATCTGTGGGGCGAGATCGAGGAAACGACGGTCAGCCAGACCGATTGCCCGATCCGCTTCCAGGGGCAGTACTACGACGCCGAGTCGAAGCTGGCGTACAACTGGCATCGCTATTATGATGCGAGTACCGGGCGGTATTTGACGCCGGATCCGTTGGGCTTGGCGGGTGGGCCGAATCCGTATGCGTATGTGGATAATCCATTAAGTTCTATTGACCCGCTAGGGTTGATGGATGTGTGTACCACCGAAGACGGGTCGCTCCCCGGTAAAAAATATCGACCTGAGGCATCGTTGAGTAATAGTCCAGCGAAGCAACATGGTATAAAGTGGGGATATAATGAAGCTCAGAACCGCGCCAGAACCAAAGGAAATTTGCAAGGGCAATTTGGTTCAAAAGCAGATGTGGAATATGCCATAGCCGAGGCAAGAAAGTTGCCAATTGGAGAAAGAGTGGTGATTGAAGCTCCAGAAGGTACCTTGAACATTCTTCATCTTCCGACTGGAGGGACTAAGCCCGCTACCCATATTTTTATCGAGGTCCAGCCCGCTGGCGCAGGTGGCGGGAGTATTCATGCATTTCCCGTTCCAAAAAATTATCCTGTAACTCCTCGAACAACGAAAATAAAGACATAA
- a CDS encoding IS4 family transposase: MRLQSPEFLDSARHPEHPTAFTRRRKLPLPSLVALMLSGMRMSIQAELDTFFGHLAGRAQLLRTVSEQAFAQARAKLSLTAIPLLNDWLVARAEQHGFVPRWRSLRLVAADASTVRFGLRTSCLARAALPDQILFGLFLPGAELMLATSLHGIEECGERQMLVQHLDRLSSDDLLLLDRGYPACWLVALLNERAISFCMRVEKAGDGGFACVRAFLRSGLDEQVVTLNAPSRRDAADYEFNRAPQQVRLVRHVAPNGKVRVLMTNLFDTGRFPASAFGDLYHKRWRIEEAFKRLKHRLNLEHVSGLSQQAVVQDVAAKIMCDNLQTLAALTAHDQADLRAVDRINHAYAHTALKPAMPALLLGRQIARNLRDVLKLLGKHTYLHRENQSKPRKPRPKSHKFMAQKPC, from the coding sequence GTGCGATTACAGTCCCCCGAATTCCTTGACTCGGCCAGGCATCCCGAGCATCCGACGGCGTTTACACGGCGCCGCAAGCTGCCGTTGCCGTCGCTCGTGGCGCTCATGCTGAGCGGCATGCGCATGAGCATTCAGGCCGAACTCGACACGTTCTTCGGCCACCTGGCGGGGCGCGCCCAATTGCTGCGCACAGTGTCCGAGCAGGCGTTCGCGCAAGCGCGCGCCAAGCTGTCCCTGACCGCCATCCCTTTGCTCAACGACTGGCTCGTCGCCCGCGCCGAGCAGCATGGGTTCGTGCCGCGCTGGCGTAGCTTGCGCCTGGTCGCCGCCGACGCCTCGACGGTGCGTTTCGGCCTGCGCACCAGCTGCCTCGCGCGCGCCGCGCTGCCCGACCAAATTCTCTTCGGCCTGTTCCTGCCTGGCGCAGAGCTGATGCTGGCGACCTCGCTGCACGGCATCGAGGAGTGCGGCGAGCGCCAGATGCTGGTCCAGCATCTGGACCGACTCTCAAGCGACGACTTGCTGCTGCTGGACCGGGGCTATCCAGCGTGCTGGCTCGTTGCACTGCTCAACGAGCGCGCTATCTCGTTCTGCATGCGGGTGGAAAAAGCCGGTGACGGCGGCTTCGCCTGCGTGCGCGCGTTTCTACGTTCCGGCCTCGATGAGCAGGTGGTTACACTCAATGCGCCATCGCGGCGCGATGCCGCCGACTACGAATTTAACCGCGCGCCCCAGCAGGTTCGCCTGGTGCGCCACGTCGCGCCGAACGGCAAAGTACGCGTGCTGATGACCAATTTGTTCGACACCGGGCGCTTCCCGGCCAGCGCCTTTGGCGACCTGTACCACAAGCGCTGGCGCATTGAGGAAGCCTTCAAGCGGCTCAAGCACCGCCTCAACCTGGAGCATGTCTCCGGCCTGTCGCAGCAGGCCGTGGTCCAGGATGTCGCCGCCAAAATCATGTGCGATAACCTGCAGACTTTAGCTGCGCTGACCGCCCATGACCAGGCCGACTTGCGCGCGGTCGACCGCATCAACCACGCATACGCCCATACCGCACTGAAGCCCGCGATGCCGGCACTGCTGCTTGGCAGGCAGATCGCCAGGAACTTGCGTGACGTGCTCAAGTTACTTGGAAAACACACTTACCTTCATCGAGAAAACCAGTCTAAGCCGCGCAAACCCAGACCGAAATCGCACAAATTCATGGCGCAAAAGCCATGTTGA